The following is a genomic window from Rhododendron vialii isolate Sample 1 chromosome 9a, ASM3025357v1.
tagggtgtgttaatgacaaggcgtgttttgaaaaggagaaaaagttttgaaaccccaatgtggccggacttgcccattgtgggaatgtgtgtgtgtgttccaatgggaatccggaaaagcggaaccattgtgaggttgtgtgtgttccaatgggaatccgggaaaagcggaaccattgtgaggttgtgtgtgttccaatgggaatccggaaaagcggaaccattgtgaggttgtgtgtgttccaatgggaatccgggaaaagcggaatcattgtgaggttgtgtgtgttccaatgggaatccaggaaaagcggaaccattgtgaggttgtgtgtgttccaatgggaatccggaatccggaaaagcggaaccattgtgaggttgtgtgtgttccaatgggaatccgaaaaaaacggaactattgtgaggttgtgtgtgttccaatggagatccggaagagcggaatcattgtgaggttgtgtgtgttccaatggagatccgaaaaagcgaaaccattgtAAGGTTTTGtttgttccaatggagatccggaaaggcggaaccattgtgaggttgtgtgtgttccaatgggattccggatcaacggaaccattgtgaggttgtgtgcgttcccatgggaacccggagcagcggaaccatggtgagaaatggcttggttatctgcggagaggagccaatgcaatgtttgccaatgggaacccgggacggcagaaccattgtgaggatattcgggaacccggaacggcggaaccaaggttgggtgtgttaaaaacgatttttttgaaaatgtgatatggttatgaaaatgtggataaaatgttgacacggtctacgaggagtcgcgtaggagaaacctagagaatcttggacaccaacgctagttgaatagtgaatgcggTGTGTCGTTGTCTGTCAAGTATGTTTGATCTATGTGAAAATCTATGATTTTTatggtttaatgtttgtaagttaagggttagtgggtatgggttactctattaAGCTTTTGTAgttcacggtgttaccttttggtgaccctgacatattatattggtggcgacgccggtataatgtgtcagaccttgtagatgatcaagatgaatagtacaccttggaggcttttggagctggctaggatggaggagcaggtggagctgtagttaggaaccctagaaccctcctcatttgtgtaattattgaactattgttggagttttgttgtaataacgagccagactccatatggttttatcaataaaatgtttatttaacgtacccaaaattgggggcgttacatgttggcttccaaaagtcttcgtTTCCAAATACACCATGTCATGCAACCTATTGCCCTGCAttcgaacctgaaaagaaggatttgctgagctacactagcccagtaggaaattctctaAAAAATCTACATGCAATGAGATGATAAGcataaacaaatcaaataaaatgacaaatCCAAATAATGCACCTCAACACCCTTTTGCAAATGTCATAACAATTCCCAATCACAAACCCATACGTACACACACGCACATACACTTCTTCCAACAAAATTCCACCCCTTGCAAgattgtgtttccaccccttgcgtcacaataGACTCCACTCCTTGCGAACCGTGTGTTTCCACCCTTTGCGTCACACTAAATCTCCCATTCacttcacaacaacaacaaccatacTATCGTCACAATTGATACCAATGCCATAAACTCATTCCACACACACCGACATTATCTAATACGACACATATAGCTCATGGACCATAGCACTCGTTACCACAATACCACTAtcaaagaaaatgcaatccTCAAGCCATAAAACATTCTATTTGACCATATATAGCAAATaaacacctaaatcacacatagtcaccacaaaacatgtagaggaagagagaaatccctacctagaTGGGTTTTAAGCAAAACCCTTGGTCTACCAAAAGCAATAAGCTTGAATCCTTCAAAGACAATCTTCACCCAAGCTtggatacaagatctagagcaAATATAGCtcaaaaacatgaataacaagcaaagatcaacaaataatctagaggagagagagaaaaacgtggtaGAGCTTCAAGGAGTGataacaagaacacaaaactcacccttggttcaccaaatgcaagaatcttgtgattttgaggaagaaaacccttggatcttgaagatttgatgttgaaatcaagagttttgggtgagattggaattgggtaggtgagagggggtgtttccaggtCTAGTTCGAgggttttgggtgtgaaaaatggtaaatgggggtatttatagtgagCTGTCATGCATGCTAAAAAATCAGAAATTTTGCACGATGTACCGGTACCATGGAATGATAGTACTGATACAGGTACCCAGAAATTTCAGCATTTCACAGTTTCTGGTCGCGATGTACCTGTACTAGAAAAAGCTATACCTGTACATTAAAGACAGATTCGAAATTTTTTGCCAACgttcatcaaatcaaaccccgattgctaccaacacttccacacatcatttcaacaccgAAACTCAAAATCCAACTATTCTCTAAATGTCTGATACACAACGGTAGACGTATATCCGTACACCCCCACAAACAAATGTACAACTTTATTAATAATATAATTCTTTCACGCATTAAACGATTTCTgaaattataataatttacgggtctccacaatctatcctccttaaagaaatttcgtcctgaAATATACAATTCAAGTCAAATAAACTCATGCATCAAGTAAACATGTTCACACCGCAACACGTATCATCAAACAACAAGTAAACATGCTCACACCGCAACACGTATCGTCAAACAACAAGTTAACAATCACAAAATCGGGATTTGGAACTCACATTGATTCAATTTGAAAATAGTTGCGGATACTTCTCCATAACctcatcttccctttcccatgtcGATTCCTCTTTTCTGAGATTACTCCAAAGAACTCGTACCAACGGTATGgtcttacccctcaaaactAGGTCAcacgaatctaggatacgtatcggctCCTCCCCATAAGATGCATCGGCTTCCAACTCTAGTTCGGACCACTCAAGAACGTGTGACGGATCCGGTTCATATTTTCGCAACATCGATACGTGAAACATGTTATGAACGCCCGATAACTTTTGTGGTAAGGCCAATCGGTACGCgacttccccaatcttctcaataATGTCAAACGGTCCTATAAAACGCAGTGAAAGCTTGCCCTTTTGCCCAAAACGAGATAATCCCCGACGTGGCGACACCTTAAGGAACACGTGATCTCCCACTTCAAACGATAATGGTCGgcgacgacgatcggcataactcttttgcctactttgcgcGGTTAACAACCGTTGACGAATCACTTTGACTTGCTCGGTGGTTCTCCTTTGTGCTTCAAGAAGACGTTGACGAATCGCTCTCATGCTCTTGGAAGTTTCTTAGATCAATTCTGGCCTAACCAACGTAGCCTCGCCCAACTCGGTCCAACAAACGGGTGATCGACAAAGTCTCCCATAccaaagcttcatacggtgccatctcgatactagattggtaactattgttgtacgcgaattcGACCAACGGTAGGTGATCTTCCCAATTGCCCCGAAagtccataacacaagcccgaagcatatcttctAAAATTTGGATCACCCTCTCAGATTGCCCATAtgtttgaggatgataagcGGTGCTAAATAAGAGATTGGTGCCAAGAGTGGCTTGCAGACTCTGCCAAAAGCGCGCGGTAAACCTTGGATCTCGGTCTAATACGATAGAAACAGGAATTCCATGAAGGCGAATAATCTCACGAATGTACAAACGACTAAGCGTATCTATCGAATCCGTAACCTAAATAGGTAAGAAGTGTGCTGACTTGGTCAATCGAtcgactatcacccaaatggcatcatgccccctcggcAACCTCGGCAAACCGGTAACGAAGTCCATAGTCACATtttcccacttccactcggccacaggtaatggttgtaactcccccgcgggtcgttgatgttcggctttcacttgttggcacgtaaggcacttggacacgaaaatgacgacgtccctcttcattcccggccaccaaaactgtctacgcaagtcatgatacattttcgttcctcccggatgcacggctaacggtgaatggtgaaattctctcaatatttcctcccgacacgaaatgggtacggaCAATTTTTCTTGGTATCGCAATCCTTGATCAGCAAGAATCATCCACCCCTCTCGAGCttttccactaaggaatttGGTGTGAAATTCCTCCGcttcttcatcttgttgttAAGCCTAAATCACTCGAGTCGATAAGGTCGATTGAACGGTTAAGTTACACAAGGTGACTCCATCTTGAACTTCCTCAAAATGCAATGCATATGAACCTAAGTCTTTTATCGTTTTCCACTCATAGATAGCCAAACTCTCTAGATGTGTTGATTTTCTACTTAATGCATCCGCAACCACGTTTGCCTTTCCCGGGTGATATTGCAATTCGAAATTGTAATCTTCTAGGTGCTCCATCCAACGACGTTGTCGCAagttaagttccttttgagaaaacaaatactttagactcttgtgatcggaaaagacttcaaaccTCTCACCGTAAAGgtaatgacgccaactcttcaaagcaaaAATGACAgccgcaagttctaagtcatgggtagggtaGTTTCGCTCATGAGTTTTCAATTGCCGTGATCCATACGCTACAACTCATCCCATTTGCATCAACACACACCCCAATCCCTCTTTTGAAGCGTCACAATACACGGAATAACCGACTCCCCGTTCGGTCACCACCAAAACCGGCGCAGTAGTTAACCTTTTCTTCAATTCCTGAAAGGCCATCTCACACGCATCACTCCAGACGAAACGAGTCCCCTTACGGATCAATTTAGTCAACGGAGCCGCTAGGCGAGAGAAATCTAGTACGAAACGACGATAATACCCAGCCAAGCCCAAGAAACTATGAATCTCGAATACATTCTTCAGTCTCTGCCAATTCATTAGGGACTCTATCTTCCCCGAATCAACGAACACCCCATCCTTCGACACAACGTGACCTAAAAACTTGACTTTGGGCAACCAAAAttcacacttactaagtttggcatacaagtggtgctctctcaagagttcaagaacgataGTTAGATGAatttggtgttcctcctccgaagGCGAGTAGATAAGGATATCGTCCACAAACACTACTACGAAGCGATCAAGATAGGCACGAAAAATGTGGTTCATCAAGTCCATGAAAGTCGCCGGTGCGTTcatcaatccaaagggcataacaacgAATTCGTAGTGGCCATATCGAGTATGAAAAGCGATTTTAGGAATGTCTTCCCTCCGAACCCTCAATTGATGGTAACCGGACCTCTAGTCGATCTTAGAAAAACACGTTGCACCTTGAAGTTGGTCAAACAAATCGTCAATTCTAGGCATTGGATATTTATTCTTTACGATGACACGGTTCAACTTACGATAATCGATGCACAAACGAAGTGACCCATCCTTCTTTTGAGCAAACAAAGTCGGTGCTCCCCACAGTGACATACTCGCACGGATAAAGCCCAAACCCTCCCATTCTTGCAATTGAGTCTTCAATTCCCTTAACTCGGCAGGCGCGAAATGATAAGGAGGTACGAAAATGGGAGTGGTACTAGGAAGTAGGTCAATGGTGAACTCAATCTCCCTCTCGGGTGGCAAACCAGGTAACTCCTTCGGAAACACGTCCGaaaaatcacaaacaacaaGGGGTAACTCCTCACGCGCGGATACGTCCTCATCTAAGGCCAAACTCACTAATAACGCATACATTGACTCTTGCTTCCGAGACCCACACAAATATGGCTCTAAcggttcccgacgctccccaaagaactcaaaacaagaacCCCCGGGCGGACAAATACGGACCCGACGCTTGAAGCAATCTATGGTTGCGTGAAATGTAGATAGTCAATCCATGCCCAAAATAAGGTCGAACCCCGACATATTCAACACAATGAAATCAAAAGTGAAACTACGATCTCGAAAAATGAGCTCACAATCCCGACAAATACGATCCAATGGCGACCTACCTTCTGTAGGTGTCTCAACGAACAACGAAGGACTAATATTCTCAATTTCCAGttccaaagcacaagcaaatgatgcagcaatgaatgaatgcgatgctctaGAATCAAATAATACTTTAGCAAAGGAGTTAAACAgaagaaatgtacccctcacaaccgaaGTTTCTGGGGCTTGAGAAGTGACAGGAGGTGGCGGAGGTGGAATTGTAGAAGTGATAGCAAACGCCCTTCCCTGAGTCATCTGACTCTGAACATGCCCACCTTGCTGTCCGGAACCCTGAGTAGGTGTCGAAGAACTCACTCCTCTCTCAACCTGAGATCCATGAGCTGACGTGGTCTGACGAAAGTGAGGCTGCTACTGCCTTTGAATACCCCGAAATGATTGCCGACCAGAACTTTGACCACCCCTCGGCTGCTGCACCGAACCAGACTCGCTTCGTGTCCCTTCCCCAAGAGGACAATTTCTTGCAAAATGACCGGCTTTCCCACAAGTAAAACACGTAGCCAAAATTTGCAGACATTGAGCACGAATGTGCCCCGCTTGACCACACTCGTGACACACAATCGGAGGCCTATTTGGATTTGCCCGAGTCCCAAAAGAAGAGAATGATGGAGGCCTAAAGTTTGACGGACCCTGCAAAGCCGAAAATTGATCTCGCTGTCTCTTTCTCCCCTGACTATCGGAACTCCCCGAAGAAGAGCTCATACCCCCTACCGGTTGCCTCGGTTCCCAAACCTTAGGATTTCGTGGTGCCTCCTTAGGGGTCTCGATGCTCCTCGCACACTCTACAACCTCGAAAAACTTCCCTTTGCGTTGTGCCACAATAAACTTCTTCACGGTTTCATGTAACCCTCTCTCAAACCGCCTACACTTCCTTTCCTCGGTAGCCATCAACTCCGGTGCGAAACGGGACAAAGATTGGAATTTTAAAGCGTATTCTGACACGGTCATATTCCATTGTTCTAACTTTTCGAACTCATCCCTCAATTGATCTCGACTAGTTTCCAGAAAATATTGCTCCTCGAATAGCACTTCGAACTCGGCCCAAGTTAAGTTTTCCACATCCGGCTCATTCgcttgagccgcggtccttgccgctctcctcaCATCCTTCCTCGATTCTAAAACCGACTCCCACCATTCATTCACTTCCCCTATAAGTTGAACAGCCACAATATTGACTCGCAAGTCATCCTCCGTGATCCCAAGAGCcctaaaaagttttcggatttgggctagccaatggtcggccacaagTGGGTCACTGCTCGACCTATCGAACGTTGGTGGATTCCTACGACTGAATTCCCTCATTGCCGATAAGGCGCGACTGTCTGCACCTTCCCTAAGAGCTGGGTTTAAAAGGTTTGTGGCCGCAAGAGCCGCAACGAAGTCCCTAGCAAAGGGATTTTGAACGATCGGAACTTCCTCTCCTCGACCATGTCCGGCCCTTTCCCCTAGATTCCCATTCGGATTTTCCCCTAACTGGCTAACCTCATCCTCCACTGGCGCCTCTCGTCCATGGCCACGGCCACGGCCACCGCAGcggccacgaccacgaccacccCGACTTTCGCCCTCACCTGCTCTAGCACGCGTTCTCGGTggcatcttactacaagttataaaaaaagaaaagcttcATCAATAACAACATCATTTAATGAGGTCTAAGCCCTCAACTATCCCAACACGGATCAAAGCAACTCTACGCCACTCTATTATATTgaaatgcaatgccacataaGCCATGTAATGTCaatgcacacaagcacacatatgGTATGGAAAGAGgcgtgacattttgaacccataaGACTAGAAGCCTCCCCACGGCCTCAGAGTcttcaaacctagacgctctgataccaatttgtcacgccctcgattttcaacataaataaataaatcatttcgataaaagatcCTCTCATAGGACgaataatacccaaaatggtttcccacctgtttaattacAAACGAAGTCcccaagttttaaaaaaatacatcctTGGCACCGTGGCCCAAATTAAGTTAAATACATGTGCAAAgtatttagaatattacaatctTATGTCAAAAGATCAAACAAAGTACATTAGTTACAATACCATCTCTATCCAAAAGTAGACTAATACAAAGATGGATGGGTAACTAAGTCATGTTGGCTTACAAAAGTCTTCGTTTCCAAATACACCATGTCATGCAACCTATTGCCCTGCGTTCGAACCtgaaaaagaaggattttgctgagctacactagcccagtaggaaattctctacaaaatctacATGCAATGAGATGATAAGcataaacaaatcaaataaaatgacaaatCCAAATAATGCACATCAACACCCTTTTGCAAATGTCATAACAATTCCCAATCACAAACCCATACATACACACACGcactgtaacaaccctgattttttagtaaataaaaatttcgttaaaaaattgaattttattttaatacttgaatttgcttccaaaaattccttttgtatttctaataatccgtcataattagattttagttttttttttttaaattatatttcttggctagagattctacttggcaagtatagttagattctaaccattTAGTTAGAAGAAtttaactaccaattcatctagttaccttctcctaaccctagatgagccttttgaacctccttgaaccttttgaacctttcaaaccctagtggaactctttggacctttaacctttactcattggacgataaaagttagggaaacttttatccattggacaatggaCTTTCCATTAAGAAAGATATCTATGTTAGATTGTTAAGtacaaatatatagttatatataggtatatatacacatgcctaaaggacatatggtattattcttgtgtatatagtacctcacccttttatccattggtcaataactgctagggaaattattacctattggataataaaattagtaagtacaagggttatttaatatattattttctagatttcccatgtgatgatgtatttatataaatatatatgtgtgtactttataatatataccctagatttcatagtacttatttatacacacacacacacacacacacacacacacatatatatatatatatatatgtacttggatttatatatacttattttattacaagtatcatgtgtttattagaatagtttattaggaaaatctttacccattgaacaaTAATTGTTAgagaaaattttatcccttgggtaatggccaagacttttgctataaatagcacccttgcCCAAGTAatttctcacaccttcactcctttgctctcacttctctctagaaaccaatttcagatagcctactgcccttcatgaatcctcatttttctcctgcttaaagtagcttttagaaccaactccctttgggaaagttgtagagcacttcaagaccttcaagttagacccaagaaccacctaATTGGTCAAGAAACGACAAAGATACTGACATCCGAAGTTCattaaaaatctcggatttccagttccagacagcatactgtctcttcctttatcaccatttctctccacctaaagtagtttctaggatcaactgccttcacaaaagttgtagagcgcttctagagcttcgatttaAACCCAAGAAAGATCATATTCGGCCAGAGATTGACCAacttactgccatccaaagttcggtccagatttgcgatttcaccacccgtaggattttccaactagcttattcggccccgactagtttcggatcaaggtaaattaatctctactcattctccctagtataactttagttattgttgcttatgataaggcaatttaatgtattagaaatagttagcaagctcgttttactaaaatcttgaaatgaaattacgATCTTGTAGATTATTCTTGTCTCCTagctctaagtatatgtagaatacctctacttactctacgtatattgtatgttgtttgtatatcgaaatgcatggaagtattcatattttgatctttaagatggatatgagcatgtattatgaattgtttgtattacttgccttgttgtaaagcataagtgattttcactccaaaggcgtccgtacatgtggcgttatactttaagttgtggtttgagcat
Proteins encoded in this region:
- the LOC131299684 gene encoding uncharacterized protein LOC131299684, producing MRAIRQRLLEAQRRTTEQVKVIRQRLLTAQSRQKSYADRRRRPLSFEVGDHVFLKVSPRRGLSRFGQKGKLSLRFIGPFDIIEKIGEVAYRLALPQKLSGVHNMFHVSMLRKYEPDPSHVLEWSELELEADASYGEEPIRILDSCDLVLRGKTIPLVRVLWSNLRKEESTWEREDEVMEKYPQLFSN